One segment of Strix aluco isolate bStrAlu1 chromosome 4, bStrAlu1.hap1, whole genome shotgun sequence DNA contains the following:
- the ZBTB25 gene encoding zinc finger and BTB domain-containing protein 25 isoform X2 has translation MDTTGHSVLLLQQLNMQREFGFLCDCTVAIGDVYFKAHRAVLAAFSNYFKMIFIHQTSECIKIQPTDIQPDIFSYLLHIMYTGKGPKQTVSQSRLEEGIRFLHADHLSHIAIEMNQVFSPEPVQSSNLYGIQISTAHKPVKERLGVKESLPKAGSRSAAQGDHPQLQLSLAIGLDDSSLDQQVARPSAQPPALTKPAEERPKLSVSIKQERCDSEPMVSQSCTPPSPEVASSIFAKASLKVHLCHYCGERFDSRGGLRQHLHTHVSGSLPFGVPASILESSDLGEVQPLAEDREAGDGHRLGAFLLKEDEHPLEHPGCSDLEPLQIGQLSLISKDHEPVELNCNFSFSRKRKISCTICGRTFFRKSQLLEHMYTHRGKQHKYGRCQRLESPVTPRFHPYCDSESVGKSSSLSQDHLDECILESDLIQESVDTILVE, from the exons ATGGATACGACCGGCCACAgcgtcctcctcctccagcagctgaaCATGCAGCGGGAGTTTGGTTTTCTGTGTGACTGCACAGTTGCCATTGGAGATGTTTACTTCAAAGCCCACAGAGCGGTGCTCGCTGCTTTTTCAAACTATTTTAAGATGATATTTATTCATCAGACGAG CGAATGCATAAAGATTCAGCCTACAGACATCCAGCCTGACATATTTAGTTACTTGTTGCATATCATGTACACTGGGAAGGGACCAAAGCAGACCGTCAGCCAGAGCCGACTGGAGGAGGGCATCCGCTTTCTCCACGCGGACCACCTCTCCCACATCGCGATCGAGATGAACCAAGTGTTCTCCCCAGAGCCGGTCCAGTCGTCAAACTTGTACGGGATCCAGATCTCGACTGCGCACAAACCGGTGAAGGAACGCCTGGGAGTGAAGGAGAGTCTGCCCAAGGCGGGCAGCAGGTCTGCTGCCCAGGGTGACCACCCGCAGCTGCAGCTCTCTCTGGCCATTGGCCTGGACGACAGCTCCCTGGACCAGCAGGTCGCTCgcccctctgctcagcccccTGCTCTCACCAAGCCGGCAGAAGAGCGTCCGAAGCTCTCGGTCTCCATAAAGCAGGAGAGGTGCGACTCGGAGCCCATGGTGTCCCAGAGCTGCACCCCTCCTTCTCCAGAGGTAGCCAGCTCCATCTTTGCTAAGGCCAGCCTCAAGGTGCACTTGTGTCACTACTGCGGGGAGCGGTTTGACTCCCGGGGGGGCCTGCGACAGCACTTGCACACCCACGTCTCGGGCTCGCTGCCGTTCGGCGTGCCGGCCTCCATCCTGGAGAGCAGCGACCTGGGGGAGGTGCAGCCTCTGGCTGAGGACAGGGAGGCTGGGGATGGCCACCGGCTCGGAGCCTTCCTCCTCAAGGAGGATGAGCATCCACTGGAGCATCCGGGCTGCAGCGACCTGGAGCCTCTACAGATCGGCCAGCTCTCCCTCATCTCCAAGGACCATGAGCCGGTGGAGTTGAACTGTAACTTTTCTTtctcaagaaagagaaaaatcagttgCACCATCTGTGGCCGCACGTTTTTCCGGAAGAGCCAGCTGCTCgaacacatgtacacacatagGGGGAAACAGCACAAATATGGCCGCTGCCAGCGGCTGGAGAGCCCCGTGACCCCCAGGTTTCATCCTTACTGTGACAGCGAGAGCGTGGGGAAGAGCTCCAGCTTATCCCAAGACCACTTAGATGAATGTATACTGGAGTCGGATCTCATCCAAGAAAGCGTTGATACAATCCTGGTAGAGTAG
- the ZBTB25 gene encoding zinc finger and BTB domain-containing protein 25 isoform X1, with translation MLNISFPCSQAHAMDTTGHSVLLLQQLNMQREFGFLCDCTVAIGDVYFKAHRAVLAAFSNYFKMIFIHQTSECIKIQPTDIQPDIFSYLLHIMYTGKGPKQTVSQSRLEEGIRFLHADHLSHIAIEMNQVFSPEPVQSSNLYGIQISTAHKPVKERLGVKESLPKAGSRSAAQGDHPQLQLSLAIGLDDSSLDQQVARPSAQPPALTKPAEERPKLSVSIKQERCDSEPMVSQSCTPPSPEVASSIFAKASLKVHLCHYCGERFDSRGGLRQHLHTHVSGSLPFGVPASILESSDLGEVQPLAEDREAGDGHRLGAFLLKEDEHPLEHPGCSDLEPLQIGQLSLISKDHEPVELNCNFSFSRKRKISCTICGRTFFRKSQLLEHMYTHRGKQHKYGRCQRLESPVTPRFHPYCDSESVGKSSSLSQDHLDECILESDLIQESVDTILVE, from the exons ATGCTGAACATCTCGTTCCCTTGCTCTCAGGCACACGCCATGGATACGACCGGCCACAgcgtcctcctcctccagcagctgaaCATGCAGCGGGAGTTTGGTTTTCTGTGTGACTGCACAGTTGCCATTGGAGATGTTTACTTCAAAGCCCACAGAGCGGTGCTCGCTGCTTTTTCAAACTATTTTAAGATGATATTTATTCATCAGACGAG CGAATGCATAAAGATTCAGCCTACAGACATCCAGCCTGACATATTTAGTTACTTGTTGCATATCATGTACACTGGGAAGGGACCAAAGCAGACCGTCAGCCAGAGCCGACTGGAGGAGGGCATCCGCTTTCTCCACGCGGACCACCTCTCCCACATCGCGATCGAGATGAACCAAGTGTTCTCCCCAGAGCCGGTCCAGTCGTCAAACTTGTACGGGATCCAGATCTCGACTGCGCACAAACCGGTGAAGGAACGCCTGGGAGTGAAGGAGAGTCTGCCCAAGGCGGGCAGCAGGTCTGCTGCCCAGGGTGACCACCCGCAGCTGCAGCTCTCTCTGGCCATTGGCCTGGACGACAGCTCCCTGGACCAGCAGGTCGCTCgcccctctgctcagcccccTGCTCTCACCAAGCCGGCAGAAGAGCGTCCGAAGCTCTCGGTCTCCATAAAGCAGGAGAGGTGCGACTCGGAGCCCATGGTGTCCCAGAGCTGCACCCCTCCTTCTCCAGAGGTAGCCAGCTCCATCTTTGCTAAGGCCAGCCTCAAGGTGCACTTGTGTCACTACTGCGGGGAGCGGTTTGACTCCCGGGGGGGCCTGCGACAGCACTTGCACACCCACGTCTCGGGCTCGCTGCCGTTCGGCGTGCCGGCCTCCATCCTGGAGAGCAGCGACCTGGGGGAGGTGCAGCCTCTGGCTGAGGACAGGGAGGCTGGGGATGGCCACCGGCTCGGAGCCTTCCTCCTCAAGGAGGATGAGCATCCACTGGAGCATCCGGGCTGCAGCGACCTGGAGCCTCTACAGATCGGCCAGCTCTCCCTCATCTCCAAGGACCATGAGCCGGTGGAGTTGAACTGTAACTTTTCTTtctcaagaaagagaaaaatcagttgCACCATCTGTGGCCGCACGTTTTTCCGGAAGAGCCAGCTGCTCgaacacatgtacacacatagGGGGAAACAGCACAAATATGGCCGCTGCCAGCGGCTGGAGAGCCCCGTGACCCCCAGGTTTCATCCTTACTGTGACAGCGAGAGCGTGGGGAAGAGCTCCAGCTTATCCCAAGACCACTTAGATGAATGTATACTGGAGTCGGATCTCATCCAAGAAAGCGTTGATACAATCCTGGTAGAGTAG